One genomic window of Cheilinus undulatus linkage group 7, ASM1832078v1, whole genome shotgun sequence includes the following:
- the LOC121512252 gene encoding unconventional myosin-VIIa, whose translation MLHLSKGDFVWVDSGGGVPIGAEVKLTDTGQLQLVDDEGKTHKINKKTEGTIRPMHPTSVKGVDDMIRLGDLNEAGLLRNLLIRHKEGLIYTYTGSILVAVNPYQLLPLYTTEHVHMYTDRRLGELPPHVFAIADSCFFNMRRNKKNQCCVISGESGAGKTESTKLMLQFLAAVSGQHSWIEQQILEANPILEAFGNAKTVRNDNSSRFGKYIDINFTKGGAIEGARIEQYLLEKSRVCRQAPEERNYHIFYYMLMGMSADQKKILSLGNAAEYDYLTMGNCTSCEGRDDVKEYAHFRSALKILMFTENDSWEISKLLAAILHLGNVKFESTIVNNMEGCKIHQSSHFDMACQLMEVAPKELEKNLTDRSFMTARESVTKHLTSEQAVDGRDAFVKAIYGRLFIWVVDKINTAIHKPPEDTKEPQQSIGLLDIFGFENFNKNSFEQLCINFANEQLQQFFVKHVFKLEQDEYARENIVWQHIDYKDNQSTLDVLASKPLNMLALIDEESSFPKGTDTTMLQKMNQHHGKGGIYIPPKNNYETQFGVQHFAGVVYYDSKGFLEKNRDALSPDLIQLMETSANKLLKQVFESEVVTNTVKKVHPKMVITAASNSLRQSTDSKKRVPTLIGQFRQSLDSLMKTLTVCQPYFIRCIKPNDFKKPMLFDRELCMRQLRYSGMMETIRIRKAGYPVRYTFQEFLDRYRVLLKTYLCDPKTESKEKCCESICETVLAGEGDWKTGKTKIFLKDIHDTMLELERINKLHEKALLIQKVLRGYKYRRQFLRQKAAALVIQKTWRGHKGRKLYRVVQLGFARLQAQVRSRQLHYQYKRQREATVVLQTHIRGYLARKEWKRKRDAVILLQAYTRGMVARKVLKKMKRDRYLSEKEKEAEQRAMREKQQYLEEVLRQKKEKEAKDQAEAITDQEMVDRMFEFLPPEGSQEGQAPVGFEKFEGMITEEIDIDELPMEEDLPKEDYDDLDEYSFSKFASMYFQGAATPTHIRQRLRQALLYHEDEGDALASLTVWWIILRFMGDLPEPKKQVRAQGAPVQERLLPQELISRNDRRLSHMVGLDQRVLRNKKDRKPSTVPEEPAPAKRGSIFTDLLTRTRKPSAVPSEVSQNPRAYTVPEGSPRVRKGSTFTDLLSRNRKPSTVQENGIPRSSGIRKPSIIMEESEDQPETEVSKPPPLQTVQEDSNAMIGEAPTLDRPLTSFEKLHIIIGYAIVRSDLRDEIYCQICKQLQENNNRNSYFRGWILLSLCLGIFPPSDNFTRYLQSFIRSAPGDYASYCAERLRRTRLNGMRGEPPSWLELQATKTKKPMIVTVKLMDGRSVNLPVDSASTSKEICQALSSKIKLKDNFGFSIYVALYEKVWALGSGREHVLDAISQCEQEVKRRGGQEQHAPWRLFFRKEIFTPWHDCKEDKMSTELIYKQVIHGLKFGEYQSEKEDDFVQLAAKHLYILHGPDDNPEHVKEAVRDCITDKLLEAKSEAKWVQMVSTAHAESSCLNSKQKVDSVKAEMVDYAREKWPMFFSRFFEVFKVSGPALPKNKFIVAINWTGITFLDEREKRLLELSFPEVTGVNTIRQGKVSGQAVSLITLKGDFTLSGSAAADMAELITMFLSGLTERSQYAVTLREVTQDDPTLLSFRKGELIMIVKDDDFPLQRGWMKGLNESTKKTGAVPTDDILILPTLSKPSNEVMSLFSLSPNQRKHIIQENQRETGTLQRVAPYTLKEYSLQYFRQPTKDVNRQVISRNAAPERLWANSREPIRQPLHMKLVGHPELSHKACLAFTAILKYMGDYPAKQQQSPLELTDQIFGPATKYEELRDEIYCQIMKQMTSNNNRFSIEQGWQLMWLCCGLFPPSQPLLRHTQRFLEARRREPLVPDCLQRLQSSLRSDPRKLPPHQVEVDAIQQNSTQIFHKIHFPNDTEEIFEVATSTRIKDLIQNISKRLELASSDGFSIFVKTHDKVLSLNDTDYFFDSLRQITDWSKKAKRIKDGGPVNIPYLVFFMRKLWFNVVPGRDVEADLIFHFPQELPKYLRGYHVSTKEEMLHIAALLFRIKVNNDKTQLVMIPKLLKELVPADQLKAMSENEWKKTITASFNKQAGMTTDEAKVAFLKAVYRWPTFGCAFFEVKQTSEENFPDIVRIAISKQGLTIIHPKTKDVLATHPFNRIANWCSGSTYFHMTIGSLVKGSKFLCETSLGYKMDDLITSYVNMYVRERKATQSRNQRFNI comes from the exons ATGCTGCATTTAAGTAAG GGGGATTTCGTATGGGTGGACTCTGGTGGTGGAGTTCCAATCGGGGCGGAGGTGAAGTTGACCGACACAGGACAGCTCCAACTGGTTGACGATGAAGGAAAG ACGCACAAGATCAACAAGAAGACAGAGGGTACCATCCGGCCCATGCACCCCACCTCTGTGAAGGGTGTGGATGACATGATAAGACTGGGCGATCTGAACGAGGCCGGGCTCCTCAGGAACCTCCTGATCCGACACAAAGAAGGCCTCATCTAT ACGTACACAGGCTCCATTCTGGTGGCAGTCAACCCCTACCAGCTGCTGCCCCTCTACACCACAGAGCACGTGCACATGTACACAGACCGGCGCCTGGGTGAACTGCCACCACACGTCTTTGCTATCGCAGACAGCTGCTTCTTTAACATGCGCCGCAACAAGAAGAACCAGTGCTGTGTCATCAG TGGAGAGTCCGGCGCAGGAAAAACTGAGAGCACCAAACTAATGCTGCAGTTTCTGGCTGCAGTGAGCGGACAGCACTCCTGGATCGAGCAGCAGATACTTGAGGCCAACCCCATCTTAGAGG ccTTTGGAAATGCCAAAACTGTGCGTAATGACAACTCCAGTCGTTTTGGGAAGTACATTGACATCAACTTCACCAAGGGAGGGGCCATAGAAGGGGCCCGGATTGAACAATACCTGCTGGAGAAGTCCAGAGTTTGTCGCCAG GCGCCTGAGGAACGAAACTACCACATCTTTTACTACATGCTGATGGGCATGTCAGCCGACCAGAAGAAGATCCTCTCTCTTGGGAACGCTGCAGAGTACGACTATCTCACCATG GGTAACTGCACCAGCTGTGAAGGCCGTGATGATGTGAAAGAATATGCTCACTTCCGATCAGCTCTGAAGATCCTCATGTTCACAGAGAATGACTCCTGGGAAATCTCCAAACTACTTGCTGCTATCCTTCACCTGGGCAATGTGAAATTTGAGA GCACCATAGTGAACAACATGGAGGGCTGTAAAATCCATCAATCATCCCATTTTGACATGGCGTGCCAGCTTATGGAG GTGGCTCCCAAAGAGCTGGAGAAGAATCTGACTGATCGCTCCTTCATGACAGCCAGAGAGAGCGTGACCAAACATCTGACCTCTGAGCAGGCTGTGGACGGCAGGGACGCCTTTGTTAAG GCCATTTATGGAAGACTTTTCATCTGGGTTGTggacaaaatcaacactgccATTCACAAACCACCTGAGGATACTAAAGAGCCCCAACAGTCGATTGGCTTGCTTGACATCTTCGGCTTTGAGAACTTCAACAAAAACAG CTTTGAGCAGCTGTGCATCAACTTCGCCAATGAGCAGCTACAGCAGTTCTTCGTCAAACATGTTTTCAAGCTGGAGCAGGATGAGTACGCTCGTGAAAACATTGTTTGGCAGCACATCGACTACAAAGACAACCAAAGCACCCTGGATGTGTTGGCCAGCAAACCTTTGAACATGCTTGCACTGATTGATGAAGAGAGCAGCTTTCCAAAG GGCACGGATACCACCATGCTCCAAAAGATGAATCAGCATCATGGGAAGGGAGGCATTTATATTCCCCCAAAGAACAACTATGAGACCCAATTTGGAGTCCAGCACTTTGCTGGAGTGGTCTACTATGATTCAAAAG GTTTTCTTGAAAAGAACCGTGATGCCCTCAGTCCAGATCTGATCCAGCTGATGGAGACCTCCGCAAATAAACTCCTCAAACAAGTGTTTGAGAGTGAGGTAGTTACCAATACGGTCAAGAAAGTCCACCCAAAGATGGTCATCACTGCGGCAAGCAACAGCCTACGG CAATCGACAGATAGCAAAAAGCGTGTGCCGACTCTGATTGGACAGTTTCGTCAGTCTCTGGATtccctgatgaagactctgacTGTGTGCCAGCCTTATTTCATACGCTGCATCAAACCCAATGACTTCAAGAAGCCTATG CTGTTTGATAGAGAGCTGTGCATGCGTCAGCTCCGGTACTCTGGTATGATGGAGACCATTAGGATCCGGAAAGCTGGATATCCCGTACGCTACACCTTCCAGGAGTTCCTGGATCGGTACAGAGTCCTTCTGAAAACTTATCTCTGTGACCCAAAAACA GAAAGCAAAGAGAAATGCTGTGAAAGTATCTGTGAGACTGTGCTGGCTGGAGAGGGAGACTGGAAGACGGGCAAGACAAAGATATTTCTCAAG GACATCCATGACACCATGCTTGAACTGGAGCGAATTAATAAACTACATGAGAAAGCACTTCTGATCCAGAAAGTCCTGAGAGGCTACAAATACAG GAGACAATTCCTGAGGCAGAAGGCGGCTGCTCTTGTCATTCAGAAAACCTGGAGAGGACACAAAGGCAGAAAGCTGTACAGAGTG GTCCAGCTGGGCTTTGCCAGACTGCAGGCTCAGGTTCGCTCTCGCCAGCTTCACTACCAGTATAAGAGACAGCGTGAAGCAACCGTTGTGCTGCAGACTCATATCCGAGGATACCTCGCTAGGAAGGAGTGGAAACGCAAGAGAGACGCTGTGATCCTCCTGCAGGCGTACACCAGGGGAATGGTGGCAAGAAAAGTCctgaagaaaatgaaaagagac CGTTACCTctctgagaaagaaaaagaagcagagcAGAGGGCTATGCGGGAGAAGCAGCAATATTTGGAGGAAGTGTTGAGGcagaagaaagagaaggaggCCAAAGATCAGGCTGAGGCCATCACagaccaggagatggtggatcGTATGTTTGAATTCCTGCCACCTGAGGGTAGCCAGGAGGGCCAAGCACCTGTTGGATTTGAG aAATTTGAGGGGATGATCACAGAGGAGATTGACATTGATGAGCTCCCCATGGAGGAGGATCTTCCCAAAGAAGACTACGATGACCTGGATGAATACTCCTTCTCTAAATTCGCCTCCATGTACTTCCAGGGAGCAGCCACCCCGACCCACATCCGTCAGAGGCTTCGTCAAGCCCTGCTTTACCACGAAGATGAAGGAGATGCTTTG GCTTCTCTGACAGTGTGGTGGATCATCCTGAGGTTCATGGGAGATCTCCCTGAGCCCAAAAAGCAGGTTAGAGCCCAAGGAGCCCCAGTACAGGAACGCCTTCTACCACAGGAGCTGATCTCTAGGAATGACAGACGTCTCAGCCACATGGTTGGCCTGGATCAG agGGTGCTAAGgaataaaaaagacagaaagccCTCCACAGTACCTGAGGAGCCAGCACCAGCCAAAAGGGGCTCCATTTTCACTGACCTCCTGACAAGAACCAGGAAGCCATCTGCAGTGCCGAGCGAGGTATCCCAAAACCCGAGGGCGTACACGGTCCCAGAGGGAAGCCCCCGAGTGAGGAAGGGATCCACATTCACAGACCTGCTGTCCAGAAACAGAAAACCCTCCACTGTTCAAGAAAATGGAATACCAAGATCCTCTGGCATACGGAAACCCTCGATCAtcatggaggag tCTGAAGATCAGCCTGAGACCGAGGTGTCCAAGCCTCCCCCCCTGCAGACTGTACAGGAGGACAGTAATGCCATGATTGGAGAAGCACCAACTCTGGACCGACCACTGACGTCTTTCGAAAAGCTCCACATCATCATTGGATACGCTATAGTCAGAAGTGATCTCAG GGATGAGATTTACTGTCAGATCTGCAAACAGCTCCAGGAGAACAACAACCGGAACAGCTACTTCCGAGGTTGgatcctgctctctctctgtctgggCATTTTCCCTCCAAGTGATAACTTTACAAGA TACTTGCAAAGTTTCATCCGTTCCGCTCCTGGAGATTATGCCTCCTACTGTGCAGAGAGACTGAGGCGCACAAGATTGAACGGGATGAGAGGAGAGCCTCCGTCCTGGCTGGAGCTGCAG GCAACCAAGACAAAAAAGCCGATGATTGTGACCGTGAAGCTGATGGATGGCCGCTCTGTAAACCTGCCCGTTGACTCAGCTTCTACATCCAAAGAGATCTGCCAGGCACTCTCcagtaaaatcaaactcaaGGACAACTTTGGCTTTTCTATCTATGTCGCCTTGTATGAAAAG GTGTGGGCTCTTGGAAGTGGCCGGGAGCACGTGTTGGATGCCATCTCTCAATGTGAGCAGGAagtgaagaggagaggagggcaggagCAGCACGCTCCCTGGCGTCTCTTCTTCCGTAAGGAGATCTTCACTCCATGGCACGACTGCAAAGAGGACAAAATGAGCACAGAGCTCATCTATAAACAAGTCATCCATGGTCTGAAGTTTGGAGAGTACCAGAGTGAGAAG GAGGATGATTTTGTCCAACTTGCTGCTAAACATTTGTACATCCTGCACGGTCCAGATGACAATCCAGAACATGTGAAGGAAGCTGTTCGGGACTGCATCACTGACAAACTGCTAGAGGCTAAGTCAGAGGCCAAGTGGGTGCAGATGGTCAGCACTGCTCATGCTGAG AGTTCATGTttgaattcaaaacaaaaggtGGATTCAGTGAAGGCTGAGATGGTCGACTATGCCCGAGAGAAATGGCCCATGTTCTTCTCAAGGTTCTTCGAGGTGTTCAAAGTGTCAG GGCCTGCACTACCAAAGAACAAATTCATCGTGGCCATAAACTGGACCGGCATCACATTCCTGGATGAGAGGGAAAAGAGGCTGCTGGAGCTCTCCTTCCCAGAGGTCACCGGAGTCAACACAATCAG GCAGGGTAAAGTGTCTGGACAAGCTGTGAGTCTGATAACTCTAAAAGGAGACTTCACTCTGAGTGGGAGTGCCGCCGCAGACATGGCAGAGCTGATCACGATGTTCCTCAGCGGACTGACGGAAAGATCGCAGTACGCTGTGACTTTAAGGGAAGTCACACAAG ATGATCCCACACTGCTCAGCTTCAGGAAAGGGGAGCTCATAATGATTGTCAAAGATGATGACTTTCCTCTGCAGCGCGGCTGGATGAAGGGGCTAAATGAGAgcacaaagaaaacaggagCCGTCCCCACTGATGATATCTTAATCCTGCCAACACTCAGCAAACCTAGCAACGAGGTCATG aGCCTCTTCAGCTTGTCTCCTAACCAGAGGAAACACATCATACAAGAAAACCAGAGGGAAACAGGAACCCTGCAGAGAGTAGCTCCTTATACACTGAAAGAATATTCCCTCCAGTACTTCAG ACAGCCGACTAAGGACGTGAACCGTCAGGTGATTTCCAGGAACGCTGCTCCGGAGAGGCTGTGGGCGAACTCCAGAGAGCCGATCAGACAGCCTCTCCACATGAAACTGGTGGGACATCCAGAGCTCAGCCACAAAGCCTGTCTGGCCTTCACTG CGATCCTGAAATATATGGGGGATTACCCcgccaaacagcagcagagtcCACTCGAGCTCACTGACCAGATCTTCGGCCCCGCCACCAAATACGAGGAGCTCAGAGATGAGATCTACTGCCAGATCATGAAGCAAATGAccagcaacaacaacag GTTCAGCATCGAGCAGGGCTGGCAGCTGATGTGGCTCTGCTGCGGCCTGTTTCCTCCCAGCCAGCCTCTCCTGAGACACACTCAGAGATTTTTGGAGGCCCGTCGTAGAGAGCCCCTCGTCCCTGACTGCCTGCAGCGTCTGCAGAGCTCACTGAG GTCAGACCCCAGGAAGCTGCCACCACATCAGGTGGAGGTAGATGCCATCCAGCAGAACAGCACCCAGATCTTCCATAAAATCCACTTCCCCAACGACACAGAGGAG ATATTTGAGGTCGCAACGAGCACCAGGATCAAAGATCTCATCCAGAACATCAGCAAACGGCTCGAGCTGGCCTCATCCGACGGATTCAGCATTTTCGTCAAAACACATGACAAG GTTCTCAGTTTGAACGACACTGACTACTTCTTCGATAGTCTGAGACAAATCACCGACTGGTCCAAGAAAGCCAAGAGGATCAAAGATG gtgGGCCTGTGAACATACCTTACCTCGTGTTCTTCATGAGGAAGTTGTGGTTTAACGTGGTCCCTGGCAGAGACGTGGAAGCTGATCTTATCTTCCACTTCCCTCAG GAGCTGCCCAAGTACCTGAGAGGGTATCATGTTAGCACCAAAGAGGAAATGCTCCATATTGCAGCTCTGCTCTTCAGAATAAAGGTCAACAATGACAAAACACAGTTGGTGATGATTCCTAAGCTGCTGAAAGAGCTGGTGCCTGCAGACCAGCTGAAGGCCATGTCTGAGAACGAGTGGAAGAAG actATCACGGCCTCTTTTAACAAACAAGCCGGTATGACGACTGATGAAGCCAAGGTGGCTTTTCTGAAGGCGGTGTACCGCTGGCCGACGTTTGGCTGTGCTTTCTTTGAAGTGAAG CAAACTTCAGAGGAAAACTTCCCAGATATTGTACGGATAGCCATCAGCAAGCAAGGCCTCACCATCATCCACCCTAAAACCAAG GATGTTTTGGCTACTCACCCGTTCAACCGCATCGCTAACTGGTGCAGTGGAAGCACCTACTTCCACATGACGATTGGCAGTTTGGTAAAAGGGAGCAAATTCCTGTGTGAAACCTCACTG GGTTACAAGATGGACGATCTTATAACCTCCTACGTCAACATGTACGTCAGAGAGAGGAAGGCCACACAATCCAGGAACCAGCGCTTCAACATCTGA